The DNA segment CTTATTGTGCTAATGGGTTTGCAAGGTTGCGAATCTTCAATGCAGGACGCTCAAAATTTTGTTGCCAAGGTCAAACAGTCTAAAGGGATTGCGATAGAGCCTTTGCCTGAGCCACTCACCTATCAGCATTATGAGTATAGTGCTAGTTTCAATCGCAGTCCTTTTGAGGCGCCTCAACAGGAATTGACTATCGATGTGATTAGTAAAAGTCGTGATTGCTTGCAGCCAGATGTAAACCGCCGTAAGTCATTACTTGAAGCGAATGCTCTAGACAACTTAGTGATGCGTGGCACCCTGGGTACTCCAGATGAACTCTGGGCCTTGATTCAAACAAACGATGGTGATGTGTATAAAGTGAAAAAAGGCAATTATATTGGCTTATTTCACGGTAAGATCACCCAAGTTACTGAACAACAAATAGAATTAACAGAAATTGTGCCAGATGGTTCTGGTTGTTGGGTTGAACGCCCGAATTCTTTATCATTACACAGCGATAGTTAATGTTGAGTCCGTTATCGCTTTTTATCACTGTCGCCAAGGAGAATTGTGGTGAACATTAACCAAATGTTTAGACGTGGTTTATTTTTATTGATGGCTATGCCGAGCTTAGCGTTTGCTAAGGACTTGGTCGATGTACAATACAGCGAATTACCCACCAAACAAATTAAGATCGATTTTATATTTGATGAGCAAATGTCATCTAAAAATGTACAGCTGGTTGCTCAAGATAAACAGATATTCTTAGATTTTGGCAGTGTTGATAACAAACTCGAGCTTGATTTAGTGCCTGACAATGCCCTTGGCGTGAATGGTATTAAAGCGATGTTTGAAAGTGGCCGCTTACAAGTTATGCTCTCTTTGACTGCTCCTGTAACACATCAAGTTAATGCACAAGATAAAACTTATTCAATTCTCCTTGATAAATCTGTCGCGATGCCGGTTGCAGCGATAAATACGCCTAAAGTTACGCCTGTTAAAGATAACCCGACTCCAATCGTTTCTTCATTCAATGCTGTTGATTCTCTTGATTTTAAACTAGACCAAAAAGAGCGCGGCGAGCTTATCGTGCGTCTTAAAGATCAATCTGTCACTTCGATGGTGACTCAAAACGGCAGCAGAATTGAGATTAAGCTTAAAGGCGCAACTATTGGCGAAGACAATCTTTATACAATGGATGTATTAGACTTTGCGACGCCAGTGCGCAGTTTCGAAACATTCCGCGAAGAAGATGGCGTGTTAGTGGTTGTGCAGACTCACAAAGAGTTTGAGTATGAACACAAACAAATTGGCAACGACTTTGTATTGACAGTTTTTGAACCTGTCAAAGAAACCTTTGTAGAAAAAGAGCAGAAAAAAGTTGTTTATACCGGCAAAAAATTCTCCCT comes from the Psychrobium sp. MM17-31 genome and includes:
- a CDS encoding pilus assembly protein PilP, which translates into the protein MYRVFGLLIVLMGLQGCESSMQDAQNFVAKVKQSKGIAIEPLPEPLTYQHYEYSASFNRSPFEAPQQELTIDVISKSRDCLQPDVNRRKSLLEANALDNLVMRGTLGTPDELWALIQTNDGDVYKVKKGNYIGLFHGKITQVTEQQIELTEIVPDGSGCWVERPNSLSLHSDS